From a single Polyangium spumosum genomic region:
- a CDS encoding DUF1295 domain-containing protein has product MRNRSKDFAIVALAYVAGAVVGWLVYRALTPGHSSILAFAAADAAATVVVFAASVFCNNSSVYDPYWSVAPMVIAPAIALSPESAGAPALRRIVVTALVLAWGARLTWNWARGWNGLGHEDFRYVDLRRTTGRAYWLVSFLGLHFMPTVCVFLGCLSLFPALAAGTRPLSWVDAAAFVVTAGAIALETRADDELRVFRRTNDVPGRILDTGVWAYCRHPNYLGEITFWWGLFLFALAADPGVRYPLIGPAWITCLFVFISIPLMDRRSVARRPGYADHMTRVPALFPRLPRKAKG; this is encoded by the coding sequence ATGCGGAACCGATCGAAGGACTTCGCAATCGTGGCGCTCGCGTACGTCGCGGGCGCGGTCGTGGGATGGCTCGTGTACCGCGCGCTCACGCCGGGGCATTCGTCGATCCTGGCGTTCGCTGCGGCGGACGCGGCGGCGACGGTGGTCGTCTTCGCGGCGAGCGTGTTTTGCAACAACTCGAGCGTGTACGATCCTTACTGGAGCGTCGCGCCGATGGTGATCGCGCCGGCGATCGCGCTCTCCCCGGAGTCCGCGGGCGCGCCGGCGCTGCGGCGCATCGTGGTCACGGCGCTCGTGCTCGCGTGGGGCGCGCGGCTGACGTGGAACTGGGCGCGCGGCTGGAACGGGCTCGGCCACGAGGATTTCCGGTACGTCGATCTGCGGCGCACGACGGGGCGCGCCTACTGGCTCGTGAGCTTCCTCGGCCTGCATTTCATGCCGACGGTATGCGTCTTCCTCGGCTGTTTGTCCCTCTTCCCGGCGCTCGCCGCGGGCACGCGGCCGCTCTCGTGGGTCGACGCCGCGGCCTTCGTGGTGACGGCCGGCGCGATCGCCCTGGAGACCCGCGCCGACGACGAGCTCCGCGTGTTCCGGAGGACGAACGACGTGCCCGGGAGGATCCTCGACACGGGCGTGTGGGCTTATTGCCGGCACCCGAATTACCTCGGCGAGATCACGTTCTGGTGGGGGCTTTTCCTGTTCGCCCTCGCCGCGGATCCGGGCGTCCGATATCCGCTCATCGGCCCCGCGTGGATCACGTGCCTCTTCGTGTTCATCAGCATTCCGCTGATGGACAGGCGGTCCGTCGCGCGGCGGCCGGGGTATGCCGATCACATGACACGCGTGCCGGCGCTCTTTCCGCGCCTGCCGAGGAAGGCCAAAGGGTGA
- a CDS encoding serine O-acetyltransferase — MAAENGLGKVVDGLLASYERDRRGHYIGKKYLPSREEIFEIIELLFQVFYPGYYGRQDLTEGNLRYHVVTLVSTLREKLATQIEKCLCWASESQGNEAGACAEYGRHIACRLLSRLPEIRDTLLLDVQAAYDGDPAAGSLDEVILSYPGLLAITVHRVAHELYVLGVPLMPRIMSEWAHSQSGADIHPGATVGKSFFIDHATGVVIGETSHIGGNVKVYQGVTLGAISHPKDERGRVIRDQKRHPTVEDSVTLYANATVLGGQTVVGQGSVVGGSVFLTRGIPKRSRVAVKPPETRVIAAGSQPGDDEYPADFEI, encoded by the coding sequence ATGGCAGCGGAGAACGGCCTCGGCAAAGTCGTGGACGGGCTGCTCGCGAGTTACGAGCGTGACCGGCGCGGCCACTACATCGGCAAGAAGTACCTGCCCTCCCGCGAGGAGATCTTCGAGATCATCGAGCTCCTCTTCCAGGTCTTTTACCCCGGCTATTACGGCCGGCAGGACCTCACGGAGGGCAACCTTCGGTACCACGTCGTCACGCTCGTCTCGACGCTGCGCGAGAAGCTCGCCACGCAAATCGAGAAATGCCTCTGCTGGGCGAGCGAGTCGCAGGGCAACGAGGCCGGCGCCTGCGCCGAGTACGGGCGGCACATCGCGTGCCGGCTGCTCAGCCGCCTGCCGGAGATCCGCGACACGCTCCTGCTCGACGTGCAAGCGGCCTACGACGGCGACCCGGCGGCCGGCAGCCTGGACGAGGTGATCCTCTCGTACCCGGGCCTGCTCGCCATCACCGTGCACCGCGTGGCGCACGAGCTCTACGTGCTCGGCGTGCCGCTCATGCCGCGTATCATGAGCGAGTGGGCGCACTCGCAGAGCGGCGCGGACATCCACCCCGGCGCGACGGTCGGCAAGAGCTTCTTCATCGATCACGCGACGGGCGTTGTCATCGGCGAGACGAGCCACATCGGCGGGAACGTCAAGGTCTACCAGGGCGTGACGCTCGGGGCGATCTCGCACCCGAAGGACGAGCGCGGCCGCGTCATCCGTGACCAGAAGCGCCACCCGACGGTCGAGGACTCCGTCACGCTCTACGCGAACGCGACGGTGCTCGGCGGACAAACCGTGGTGGGGCAAGGCAGCGTGGTCGGCGGCTCGGTCTTCTTGACCCGGGGCATCCCGAAGCGCTCGCGCGTCGCCGTCAAGCCGCCGGAGACGCGGGTCATCGCCGCGGGCAGCCAGCCCGGGGACGACGAGTATCCGGCCGATTTCGAGATCTGA
- a CDS encoding ATP-binding protein — protein sequence MPEPASQLLPYDQIKQQLDAGAVACLAPAGPELVNAHLPAISYKKSTITVELAFQRLPREAFFPIVDVLAQYFRYFTELRRSYFGVTVVADHHSPFDRRLAEKRKPGEGPELPPPMKVTFRFDSKGHGAVFFEKEALLLQEEVNCILDVLRRYALHAEGAAGASSPQQKLAELGAVVFEASPAFSADRIAGYERTKRDVEQTIVLPLLHPEIFMAVGEMARTRPGASVPRAVLFEGPPGTGKTTMARVIASQSGIPLVYVPVESIMSKWFGESEKRLDAIFDRAGALPRSIVFLDEIDAFAGSRDRAMHEGTRRILSVLLRQMQGLVDTSNVVVIGATNRKDDLDPALLSRFNLFVHFPLPDAGERAAILAYYAKHLAPEELGALSAKTEGRSGRELEDACGVAERMWASHIIATNASVTPPPVETYATAFRLKFRLSGGEGST from the coding sequence ATGCCCGAACCCGCCTCGCAGCTCCTCCCGTACGACCAGATCAAGCAGCAGCTCGACGCCGGCGCCGTCGCTTGCCTCGCGCCCGCGGGCCCGGAGCTCGTGAACGCGCACTTGCCCGCGATCTCCTACAAGAAATCCACGATCACGGTCGAGCTCGCGTTCCAGCGCCTGCCGCGGGAGGCGTTTTTCCCGATCGTCGACGTGCTCGCGCAGTATTTCCGGTACTTCACGGAGCTCCGCCGCAGCTATTTCGGCGTGACCGTCGTCGCGGACCATCACAGCCCCTTCGATCGCCGCCTCGCCGAGAAGCGCAAGCCGGGCGAGGGGCCCGAGCTGCCGCCGCCGATGAAGGTGACGTTCCGCTTCGATTCGAAGGGGCACGGCGCGGTGTTTTTCGAGAAAGAGGCGCTGCTCCTGCAGGAGGAGGTCAACTGTATCCTCGACGTGCTCCGGCGGTATGCCCTCCACGCGGAGGGCGCGGCGGGCGCGAGCTCCCCGCAGCAGAAGCTCGCCGAGCTCGGCGCCGTGGTCTTCGAGGCGAGCCCGGCGTTCTCGGCGGACCGGATCGCCGGCTACGAGCGCACGAAGCGCGACGTCGAGCAGACCATCGTGCTGCCGCTCCTCCACCCCGAGATCTTCATGGCCGTCGGCGAGATGGCCCGCACGCGGCCGGGCGCGAGCGTGCCACGCGCCGTGCTCTTCGAAGGGCCACCCGGCACGGGCAAGACCACGATGGCGCGTGTCATCGCGAGCCAGAGCGGGATCCCGCTCGTCTACGTGCCCGTCGAGTCGATCATGAGCAAATGGTTCGGCGAGTCCGAGAAGAGGCTCGACGCGATCTTCGACCGGGCGGGCGCGCTCCCGCGGAGCATCGTCTTCCTCGACGAGATCGACGCCTTCGCCGGCTCGCGCGACCGGGCGATGCACGAGGGGACGCGGCGCATCCTCTCGGTGTTGCTCCGCCAGATGCAGGGGCTCGTCGATACGAGCAACGTGGTGGTGATTGGCGCGACGAACCGCAAGGACGACCTGGATCCGGCGCTCCTCAGCCGTTTCAACCTCTTCGTCCATTTCCCGCTCCCGGACGCGGGCGAGCGGGCGGCCATCCTCGCTTATTACGCGAAGCACCTCGCGCCGGAGGAGCTCGGCGCGCTCTCGGCGAAGACGGAGGGTCGATCGGGGCGCGAGCTCGAGGACGCGTGTGGCGTGGCCGAGCGGATGTGGGCGTCGCACATCATCGCGACGAACGCGAGCGTGACGCCGCCTCCGGTGGAGACGTACGCCACGGCGTTCCGGCTGAAGTTCCGATTGTCGGGGGGAGAGGGGTCTACTTGA
- a CDS encoding DUF3540 domain-containing protein: protein MSNVARLRFEESADRGLYLGPATVAAARPAEIEVDLPRGGKVHARLALAYAYEPTPGDEVLVIGNEEGHWIIGVVRGQGPAVLHFPADAELRAAGTLRIAADRGVEISSPELAVTTKKIRMIASEVVHAFTTLRQRVTELLSVQAGQTHTVVEGSSHSQSKSATILTEEKVSINGKEVHLG from the coding sequence ATGTCGAACGTGGCGCGATTGCGTTTCGAGGAATCCGCGGACAGGGGCCTCTACCTCGGCCCGGCGACGGTCGCGGCCGCCCGCCCGGCCGAGATCGAGGTCGACCTCCCGCGAGGCGGCAAGGTCCACGCGCGCCTCGCCCTCGCGTACGCCTACGAGCCCACGCCGGGCGACGAGGTGCTCGTCATCGGCAACGAGGAGGGCCACTGGATCATCGGCGTCGTGCGCGGACAGGGCCCCGCGGTCCTGCATTTCCCCGCCGACGCCGAGCTGCGCGCCGCGGGCACGCTCCGGATCGCCGCGGATCGCGGCGTCGAGATCAGCTCCCCCGAGCTCGCCGTGACCACGAAGAAGATCCGCATGATCGCCTCCGAGGTCGTCCACGCCTTCACCACGCTGCGCCAGCGCGTCACGGAGCTGCTCAGTGTGCAGGCCGGACAAACGCACACGGTCGTCGAGGGATCGAGCCATTCGCAATCGAAGAGCGCGACGATCCTCACGGAAGAGAAGGTCTCCATCAACGGCAAGGAAGTCCACCTGGGCTAG
- a CDS encoding pentapeptide repeat-containing protein, whose amino-acid sequence MSPAELAARLRSGESFEGKTLDGVDLRGQDLGAAKLAKAKLRGVRLDGASLRGANLEEAELLDTSLERADLEGAILRNAKMLRVSLADANLATADLRRVIMPRANLSRARLKGADLSEAVLEGADLSGADLERATLHRTALLGANLTGANLRGARLEQTVLSRARLVRANLEGATLDVVLFHEADLRGATLPKQLGKCQLDRAILSKLDRNRDDGTVLPAEDGEAERADLAGRDLFFASLRGVCLKDARLSGANLEMADLSGCDLTGADLAGANLKRAILTGAKLVLVNLSGQDLEMTMLSEADLSGASLEGARLVMTRLDRSILAGTVLSHAFLWGASLEGASLEGAKIERTTFKTVDFGGMDLRNLRLAGLSMHRCSFVKANLRGMNLSGCDFTHADFTDADLSGAKLTNATATQACFMRARLETADLSGAQAKGAFFGDAAAAGARFSGARLRHATFTGAEAGFAHLGGADLRETLWVRAKVKGAIFGGAKLGYADLSHADVREADLSNTDLSHANLHNVRDTGALFVGANLLGVRRTDLDRLEAEAYRPPPREHT is encoded by the coding sequence GTGAGCCCGGCCGAGCTCGCCGCGCGCCTCCGATCGGGCGAGAGCTTCGAGGGAAAGACCCTCGACGGCGTGGACCTGCGCGGGCAGGACCTCGGCGCCGCGAAGCTCGCGAAGGCCAAGCTCCGGGGCGTCCGGCTCGACGGCGCGTCTCTGCGGGGCGCGAACCTCGAAGAGGCCGAGCTGCTCGACACGTCGCTCGAACGCGCGGACCTCGAAGGGGCGATCCTCCGAAACGCCAAGATGCTCCGCGTGAGCCTCGCGGACGCGAACCTCGCGACGGCCGACCTCCGCCGCGTGATCATGCCGCGGGCAAACCTCTCGCGGGCCCGGCTGAAGGGCGCGGATCTCTCGGAGGCCGTGCTCGAAGGCGCGGACCTCTCCGGCGCGGATCTCGAACGCGCGACCCTGCATCGAACTGCTCTCCTCGGCGCGAACCTCACGGGCGCGAACCTCCGCGGCGCCCGCCTCGAGCAGACGGTCCTCTCGCGCGCCCGGCTCGTCCGGGCAAACCTCGAAGGCGCGACGCTCGACGTCGTGCTTTTCCACGAGGCCGATCTGCGCGGCGCGACGCTGCCGAAGCAGCTCGGAAAATGCCAGCTCGACCGGGCGATCCTCAGCAAGCTCGATCGCAATCGCGACGACGGGACCGTCCTCCCGGCAGAGGACGGCGAGGCCGAGCGCGCGGATCTCGCCGGCCGGGACCTCTTCTTTGCGTCGTTGCGCGGCGTCTGCCTGAAGGACGCGCGCCTCTCGGGGGCGAACCTCGAAATGGCGGACCTCTCGGGTTGTGATCTCACGGGCGCAGACCTCGCGGGCGCGAACCTGAAGCGCGCGATCTTGACGGGCGCGAAGCTCGTCCTCGTCAACCTCTCGGGGCAGGACCTCGAAATGACCATGCTGAGCGAGGCCGACCTCTCCGGCGCGAGCCTCGAAGGCGCGCGGCTCGTGATGACCCGGCTCGACCGGTCGATCCTCGCCGGCACGGTCCTCTCGCACGCGTTCCTGTGGGGCGCGAGCCTCGAAGGCGCGAGCCTCGAAGGCGCGAAGATCGAGCGGACCACGTTCAAGACCGTCGACTTCGGCGGCATGGACCTCCGCAACCTGCGCCTCGCCGGCCTCTCGATGCACCGCTGCTCGTTTGTCAAGGCCAACCTCCGCGGGATGAACCTCTCCGGCTGCGATTTCACGCACGCCGATTTCACGGACGCGGATCTCTCGGGCGCGAAGCTCACGAACGCCACGGCCACGCAGGCCTGCTTCATGCGTGCGCGGCTGGAGACGGCCGATCTCTCGGGCGCGCAGGCGAAAGGCGCGTTTTTCGGGGACGCGGCGGCCGCGGGGGCGCGTTTTTCGGGCGCGCGGCTCCGGCACGCGACGTTCACCGGGGCGGAGGCGGGCTTCGCCCACCTCGGCGGCGCGGACCTGCGCGAGACGCTCTGGGTGCGGGCGAAGGTGAAGGGCGCGATCTTCGGCGGGGCGAAGCTCGGATACGCGGACCTCTCGCACGCCGACGTCCGCGAGGCCGACCTCTCGAATACGGACCTCTCGCACGCCAATTTGCACAATGTCCGGGACACGGGCGCGCTGTTCGTCGGGGCGAACCTGCTCGGCGTCCGCCGCACGGATCTCGACCGGCTCGAAGCGGAAGCGTACCGGCCGCCGCCGCGGGAACACACGTAG
- a CDS encoding glucose 1-dehydrogenase, which produces MILDAFRMTDKVAIVTGASRGIGLGSAIALAEAGADVVLAARREDVLEEAAKEVRARGRRALVVPTDVTAAADLDRLLARALEAFGRLDVLVNNAGGYPPRIALALTDDEFVEAYRFNVVSALHLSRGAAPHLARTRGAIVNISSAMSHCVDTGFVAYGAAKAALNHMTRLLAHEWAPRVRVNALAVGATMTDALEAFVGAGDLLARMTEKTPMGRLATPEDIAASVLFLASPASSWITGKILEVDGGAPASTWPYPMSGGLEDVT; this is translated from the coding sequence ATGATCCTCGATGCTTTTCGGATGACCGACAAGGTCGCGATCGTCACGGGCGCGAGCCGCGGGATCGGGCTCGGCTCGGCGATCGCGCTGGCCGAGGCGGGCGCGGACGTGGTGCTCGCCGCGCGCCGCGAGGACGTGCTGGAGGAGGCGGCGAAGGAGGTCCGCGCGCGGGGGCGGCGCGCGCTCGTCGTGCCGACGGACGTGACGGCGGCGGCGGACCTCGACCGGCTGCTCGCGCGCGCGCTCGAGGCGTTCGGCCGGCTCGACGTGCTCGTCAACAACGCGGGAGGGTATCCGCCGCGGATCGCGCTCGCGCTGACGGACGACGAATTCGTGGAGGCGTACCGGTTCAATGTCGTGTCGGCGCTGCACCTCTCGCGGGGCGCCGCGCCGCACCTCGCGCGGACGCGCGGGGCGATCGTGAACATCTCGTCGGCGATGAGCCATTGCGTGGACACGGGGTTCGTCGCGTACGGGGCCGCGAAGGCCGCGCTGAACCACATGACGCGGCTGCTCGCGCACGAATGGGCGCCGCGGGTGCGCGTGAACGCGCTGGCGGTGGGCGCCACGATGACGGACGCGCTCGAGGCGTTCGTCGGGGCGGGTGATCTGCTCGCGCGCATGACGGAGAAGACGCCGATGGGCCGGCTCGCCACGCCGGAGGACATCGCGGCCTCCGTGCTCTTTTTGGCCTCGCCGGCGTCGTCGTGGATCACGGGGAAGATCCTGGAGGTCGACGGCGGCGCGCCCGCGAGCACGTGGCCCTATCCGATGTCGGGCGGGCTCGAAGACGTCACGTGA
- a CDS encoding S41 family peptidase — MLPASNRGVGMNLGFPDVCLTPTPVGPVPIPYPNIAMNAQASVFSPIVKVSGVHALNLGSMIAMTSGDEPGTAHWTVKGPGKYVMGNPIVFVDKMPAINLTCPTIGNTGNNALGAVVVPSAVNVFYTYAHSPVAAAPDAVSSARAAALGDAILGRTSAAPLTAEKLDDSVGYVRVALVTTDITSRFHVAARRLEAAGARALVLDLTGCPGGDLDAVITWAASFLDEGAEIVRIEDGEGDELVRRAELPAAYTMPLVVLVDGGTGSAAEVLAACLKAHGRASILGRRTHGKGSAQRLVPAAEDSFDYRTAACCSGPGGAPIDGVGVEPDIALEGEFGPAWLAAACDAARARSS; from the coding sequence ATGCTCCCCGCATCGAACCGCGGCGTCGGGATGAATCTCGGGTTTCCGGATGTCTGCCTCACGCCCACGCCCGTCGGCCCCGTCCCCATCCCGTATCCCAACATCGCGATGAACGCCCAGGCCTCGGTGTTCTCGCCGATCGTCAAGGTCTCGGGCGTCCACGCGCTGAACCTCGGGTCGATGATCGCCATGACCTCGGGCGACGAGCCGGGCACGGCGCACTGGACCGTGAAGGGCCCGGGCAAGTACGTCATGGGCAATCCGATCGTCTTCGTCGACAAGATGCCCGCCATCAACCTCACCTGCCCGACGATCGGCAACACCGGGAACAACGCCCTCGGCGCGGTCGTCGTCCCGAGCGCCGTGAACGTGTTTTACACGTACGCACATTCCCCCGTCGCCGCCGCGCCGGACGCCGTCTCGTCGGCGCGCGCCGCCGCCCTCGGCGACGCCATCCTCGGCCGCACGAGCGCGGCGCCCCTCACGGCCGAGAAGCTCGACGATTCGGTCGGCTACGTGCGGGTCGCGCTCGTCACCACGGACATCACGAGCCGCTTCCACGTGGCGGCGCGTCGGCTCGAAGCCGCAGGCGCGCGGGCGCTCGTCCTCGACCTCACGGGTTGTCCGGGCGGGGACCTCGACGCCGTGATCACGTGGGCGGCGTCATTCCTCGACGAGGGCGCGGAGATCGTCCGGATCGAGGACGGCGAAGGGGACGAGCTCGTCCGCCGCGCCGAGCTGCCGGCGGCGTACACGATGCCGCTCGTCGTGCTCGTCGACGGCGGGACTGGCTCGGCCGCGGAGGTCCTCGCCGCGTGCCTGAAGGCCCACGGTCGCGCGTCGATCCTCGGCAGGCGAACCCACGGAAAGGGCAGCGCGCAGCGCCTCGTCCCGGCCGCGGAGGATTCGTTCGATTATCGCACGGCCGCGTGTTGCTCCGGGCCGGGCGGGGCCCCGATCGACGGGGTCGGCGTCGAGCCCGATATCGCGCTCGAAGGCGAATTCGGCCCCGCTTGGCTCGCGGCCGCGTGTGACGCGGCCCGCGCCCGTTCGTCCTGA
- a CDS encoding DUF2169 domain-containing protein: MALAAHWPVPITTVGPSKGGTTVFRHAGKLHLTCVLKATFTFVPDAPMSSTTPEDLFRAEAHHRDNPTRSIRATSDVVPHLPRVDVVLSGHACAPAGTTVTRQIVRLGVFHGRALLDKTLHVYGERKGAEITPFDKMPLVYERALGGIGFRPNPHGTGKAPGSAPPNVVYPNDGSLVAGFGPISRALSQRKSLLGPLSPMALDQPVPDLPADFDWSYFHAAPPDQQIESLVGNEWIVLEGLHPEKTRISSRLPSARGLVTLFGLAPDAPEAARTIPLRSDILRIDADTLRCSLVCRAVVPLDDERALGTLRIVGGIETEGRPLAHLLTPPPALAQKKGGPVHITIDDLATTTARSDTWTRGGHDSTMVLEDATKGPHEVVPFAQKPDRENPMEGTYALDGDAAVVAQQKPAIPFAGGPKAPSPSSPGAPIPGAPWSNVPVEAAPAPIVEEATRALSLTFDLDFVEVVEEPPPPPPVAPPNPAPAPPKEPAAAAPPPLPPRPVKTDPWASAPAAPKVEVPKPPPPRMPPKPAVNKSLYGGFGPPKKKS; encoded by the coding sequence ATGGCCCTTGCTGCCCACTGGCCCGTCCCCATCACGACCGTCGGACCGTCGAAGGGGGGAACGACCGTCTTCCGCCACGCCGGAAAGCTGCACCTCACGTGCGTGCTCAAGGCCACGTTCACCTTCGTGCCCGACGCGCCGATGTCGTCCACCACGCCGGAGGACCTCTTCCGCGCCGAGGCGCACCACCGCGACAACCCGACCCGCAGCATTCGCGCCACGAGCGACGTCGTGCCGCACCTGCCGCGCGTCGACGTGGTGCTCTCGGGCCACGCCTGCGCGCCCGCGGGGACCACCGTGACGCGGCAGATCGTGCGCCTCGGCGTCTTCCACGGCCGGGCCCTGCTCGACAAGACGCTGCACGTCTATGGCGAGCGCAAGGGCGCCGAGATCACGCCCTTCGACAAGATGCCCCTCGTGTACGAGCGCGCCCTCGGCGGCATCGGGTTCCGGCCGAACCCACACGGGACGGGCAAGGCGCCCGGCTCCGCGCCGCCGAACGTCGTGTACCCGAACGACGGGAGCCTCGTCGCGGGCTTCGGGCCCATCTCGCGCGCGCTCTCGCAGCGCAAGTCGCTGCTCGGCCCCCTCTCGCCGATGGCGCTCGATCAGCCCGTGCCCGATCTGCCGGCCGATTTCGATTGGTCCTATTTCCACGCCGCGCCGCCCGATCAGCAGATCGAGTCGCTCGTGGGCAATGAATGGATCGTGCTCGAAGGGCTCCACCCGGAGAAGACCCGTATCTCGTCGCGCCTGCCCTCCGCGCGTGGGCTCGTGACGCTCTTCGGCCTGGCGCCGGACGCGCCCGAGGCCGCCCGCACGATCCCGCTCCGCTCCGATATCCTGCGGATCGACGCCGATACGCTGCGCTGCTCGCTCGTCTGTCGCGCCGTCGTGCCCCTCGACGACGAGCGGGCCCTCGGGACGCTGCGGATCGTCGGCGGAATCGAGACCGAGGGCCGCCCCCTCGCGCACCTCTTGACCCCGCCGCCGGCGCTCGCGCAAAAAAAAGGAGGGCCCGTGCACATCACGATCGACGATCTGGCCACGACCACGGCCCGCAGCGATACGTGGACGCGAGGCGGACACGACTCGACGATGGTGCTCGAAGACGCGACGAAGGGCCCGCACGAGGTCGTGCCGTTCGCGCAGAAGCCCGACCGCGAAAACCCGATGGAAGGGACGTACGCCCTCGACGGGGACGCGGCGGTGGTCGCGCAGCAGAAGCCGGCCATCCCGTTTGCCGGCGGGCCCAAGGCCCCTTCGCCCTCGTCCCCGGGGGCGCCCATTCCGGGCGCGCCCTGGTCCAACGTCCCCGTCGAAGCCGCTCCGGCGCCGATCGTCGAGGAGGCGACGCGCGCCCTCTCCCTCACGTTCGATCTCGATTTCGTCGAGGTGGTCGAGGAGCCGCCGCCCCCGCCGCCCGTGGCCCCGCCAAACCCGGCGCCGGCCCCGCCGAAAGAGCCCGCGGCCGCGGCGCCCCCGCCTCTGCCGCCGCGCCCCGTGAAGACCGACCCCTGGGCGAGCGCCCCTGCGGCGCCGAAGGTCGAGGTCCCGAAGCCGCCGCCGCCGCGGATGCCGCCGAAGCCGGCGGTCAACAAATCGCTTTATGGTGGGTTCGGCCCGCCGAAGAAGAAGAGTTAG
- the cysK gene encoding cysteine synthase A, with translation MARIYEDNSRSIGRTPLVKINRLTAGARATVLAKVEGRNPAYSVKCRIGAAMVWDAEERGVLRPGMSLVEATSGNTGIALAFAAAARGYTCVLTMPETMSMERRKVLVALGAQIILTPGPLGMKGAIARAEELAATQPDKYVLMKQFENPANPAIHETTTGPEIWEDTDGAIDVFVSGVGTGGTLTGVSRYIKNTKGKKILTVAVEPVHSPVITQTLAGQELKPAPHKIQGLGAGFIPRNLDLSLVDRVEAVSNDESITMARRLAREEGILSGISCGAAMVAALRLANDPAFDGKTIVTVLPDAGERYLSTALFEGMFEGVEKATASS, from the coding sequence ATGGCGCGTATCTACGAAGACAACTCACGCAGCATCGGGCGCACGCCCCTCGTCAAGATCAACCGCCTGACGGCGGGCGCGCGCGCGACCGTGCTGGCCAAGGTCGAGGGTCGGAACCCGGCCTACTCGGTCAAATGCCGCATCGGCGCGGCGATGGTGTGGGACGCCGAGGAGCGCGGCGTCCTGCGCCCCGGCATGTCGCTCGTCGAGGCGACGAGCGGCAACACCGGCATCGCGCTCGCGTTCGCCGCGGCGGCGCGTGGCTACACCTGCGTGCTCACGATGCCCGAGACGATGAGCATGGAGCGGCGCAAGGTGCTGGTCGCGCTCGGCGCGCAGATCATCCTCACGCCCGGCCCGCTCGGCATGAAAGGCGCGATCGCCCGCGCCGAGGAGCTCGCCGCGACGCAGCCCGACAAGTACGTGCTGATGAAGCAGTTCGAGAACCCGGCGAACCCGGCCATCCACGAGACCACCACGGGCCCCGAGATCTGGGAGGACACCGACGGCGCGATCGACGTCTTCGTCAGCGGCGTCGGCACGGGCGGCACGCTCACGGGCGTGTCGCGGTACATCAAGAACACGAAGGGCAAGAAGATCCTCACGGTCGCCGTCGAGCCCGTGCACTCGCCCGTCATCACGCAGACGCTCGCCGGCCAGGAGCTCAAGCCCGCGCCGCACAAGATCCAGGGGCTCGGGGCGGGCTTCATCCCGCGCAACCTCGATCTGTCGCTCGTGGACCGCGTGGAGGCCGTGTCGAACGACGAGTCGATCACGATGGCGCGCAGGCTCGCGCGCGAGGAGGGCATCCTGAGCGGCATCTCGTGTGGCGCGGCGATGGTCGCGGCGCTGCGGCTCGCGAACGATCCCGCGTTCGACGGCAAGACGATCGTGACCGTGCTCCCCGACGCCGGCGAGCGGTACCTCTCGACGGCGCTCTTCGAGGGCATGTTCGAGGGCGTGGAGAAGGCGACGGCGTCTTCGTAG